Part of the Burkholderia humptydooensis genome, GCTCGTCGGCGACGGCCGGCCCGCGAGCCGCGCAACGTGCGCTACGCGGTGCCGTTCGCGAGCTGGGCGAGCGTGTCGCCCGTCACGCGCACGACGCGCCAGTCGGGCATTATCTGTGCGCCCATCTTCCGATAGAACTCGATCGCCGGCTGATTCCAGTCGAGCACGGTCCACTCGAAGCGCGCGCAGCGGCGCTCGACGGCGATCGCCGCGAGCCGGCGCAGCATCCGCGTGCCGAGCCCCGTGCCGCGCTGCGACGGCTGCACGTACAGGTCTTCGAGATACAGGCCGCGGCGGCCGACGAACGTCGAATAGTTGTGAAAGTAGAGCGCATAGCCGACGATCGCGCCGCCGTTCACCGTGCCGTTCACCGCGACGAGCGCCTCGGCGGACGGCCGCGCGCCGAACAGC contains:
- a CDS encoding GNAT family N-acetyltransferase, producing MLALMRELAKFEQLTHLFVATEADLADALFGARPSAEALVAVNGTVNGGAIVGYALYFHNYSTFVGRRGLYLEDLYVQPSQRGTGLGTRMLRRLAAIAVERRCARFEWTVLDWNQPAIEFYRKMGAQIMPDWRVVRVTGDTLAQLANGTA